The following proteins come from a genomic window of Populus nigra chromosome 6, ddPopNigr1.1, whole genome shotgun sequence:
- the LOC133697209 gene encoding putative E3 ubiquitin-protein ligase RF298 isoform X2: MASMVAKANSSCSSQVSPLASIQEKGTRNKRKFHADPPLGDSSKIMSSAQNECQGYEFSAEKFEATLGHGMSSACDMCGANQDHSDGLKLDLGLSSALGSSEVGPSQPRGVESEESHDADWSDLTESQLEELVLSNLDAIFKSAIKKIVACGYTEEEARKAILRSGRCCGCKDTVSNIVDNTFAFLRNGQDIELSREHCFEDLQQLGKYVLAELVCVLREVRPFFSTGDAMWCLLICDMNVSHACAMDGDLSSSFAADGASNGASSVSTQPQSKPEPKCSELNFPNPCSKASTSETAVPKITKPRNSAVLNGPISDKEGSDSTVDPIDKSFNIAGSSQSTILEEKFIITKKVHSGGSNKRDYIVRQKSLHQEKSYRTYGSKASRAGKLSGLGGLILDKKLKSVSDSTSVNIKNASLRLSQAMGVDVPQDNRNLNLPSSPSSQAAFNSESSSTGSSIPNTDISSTLAPVSALPALPAVNTPPASSAADTELSLSLSAKSNSTSIPASCSAEAPKSSYAGISYDKSLTQWVPHDKKDEMIIKLIPRAQELQNQLQEWTEWANQKVMQAARRLGKDKAELKSLRHEKEEVERLKKEKQVLEESTMKKLTEMENALCKASGKVERANSAVRRLEVENAVLRQEMETAKLRAAESAASCQEVSKREKKTLMKFQSWEKQKTLLQEEFATERHKFLELLQDLERAKQIQEQHEARWRQEEKEKEEVLMQASATRKERENIEASAKSKEDMIKLKAETNLQKYKDDIQKLEKEISQLRLKTDSSKIAALRRGIDGSYASRLADIKSSPAQKESRTPCISEVATDFHDYFEMGGVKRERECVMCLSEEMSVVFLPCAHQVVCTTCNELHEKQGMKDCPSCRGPIQLRIPVRYARS, encoded by the exons ATGGCATCAATGGTTGCTAAAGCCAATAGTAGTTGTTCAAGTCAGGTGTCGCCATTGGCGTCAATCCAAGAAAAGGGAACCAGGAATAAGAGGAAGTTCCATGCTGATCCACCTTTGGGTGACTCGAGTAAGATTATGTCCTCGGCTCAGAATGAGTGTCAGGGTTACGAATTCTCTGCTGAGAAATTTGAAGCCACCCTGGGTCATGGGATGTCCAGTGCCTGTGACATGTGTGGTGCAAACCAAGACCATTCTGATGGGTTGAAACTTGACCTTGGATTGTCTAGTGCCTTAGGTTCATCTGAGGTTGGGCCAAGCCAGCCTAGGGGAGTAGAGTCAGAGGAATCCCATGATGCTGATTGGAGTGATCTTACAGAATCTCAGCTAGAAGAACTTGTTTTGAGCAATTTGGATGCAATCTTCAAGAGTGCAATTAAGAAAATTGTTGCTTGTGGTTATACTGAAGAAGAGGCTAGGAAGGCCATTTTGAGGTCTGGTCGTTGTTGTGGGTGTAAAGATACTGTCTCAAATATAGTGGATAATACCTTCGCATTTCTTAGGAACGGTCAAGATATTGAACTTTCAAGAGAGCACTGTTTTGAGGATTTACAACAGCTGGGAAAGTATGTATTGGCAGAATTGGTTTGTGTGCTTCGGGAAGTCCGGCCTTTCTTCAGCACTGGAGATGCAATGTGGTGCTTGTTGATTTGTGACATGAATGTTTCCCATGCTTGTGCAATGGATGGTGATCTCTCGAGCAGCTTTGCTGCTGATGGTGCTTCAAATGGGGCCTCATCTGTTTCCACCCAACCTCAATCAAAACCAGAACCCAAATGTTCTGAGCTAAATTTTCCAAATCCTTGTTCCAAGGCAAGCACTAGCGAGACAGCAGTTCCCAAAATAACAAAACCTAGGAACTCTGCTGTTCTCAATGGACCAATCTCAGATAAAGAGGGATCAGATTCTACAGTTGATCCTATCGATAAATCCTTCAACATTGCGGGATCTTCTCAATCTACTATATTGGAAGAAAAGTTTATCATTACTAAGAAGGTCCATTCTGGTGGTAGTAATAAGAGAGATTACATCGTTCGACAGAAGTCACTCCATCAGGAGAAGAGTTATCGGACATATGGGTCTAAAGCTTCAAGAGCAGGGAAACTAAGTGGTTTGGGTGGTTTAATTTTggacaagaaattaaaatctgttTCAGACTCTACTTCTGTTAACATAAAGAATGCTTCATTAAGATTAAGCCAGGCAATGGGAGTTGATGTGCCTCAAGATAACAGGAACCTGAATCTTCCTAGCAGCCCCTCGTCCCAAGCAGCATTTAATTCAGAATCTTCTAGTACAGGCTCTTCTATCCCTAATACTGATATCTCATCCACATTAGCCCCAGTAAGTGCCCTGCCAGCTCTACCTGCAGTCAATACCCCGCCTGCATCATCCGCTGCCGATACTGAGCTTTCTCTTTCACTGTCTGCAAAAAGCAACTCAACTTCAATTCCTGCTAGCTGTAGTGCTGAGGCACCTAAATCTAGTTATGCTGGGATATCATATGACAAGTCTCTGACGCAGTGGGTCCCCCATGACAAGAAGGATGAGATGATTATAAAGCTTATTCCCAGGGCACAGGAACTACAAAATCAGCTCCAAGAATGGACAGAATGGGCAAATCAAAAGGTTATGCAGGCTGCTCGAAGGCTGGGTAAGGACAAGGCTGAACTTAAGTCACTAAGGCATGAGAAGGAAGAGGTTGAAAGGCTCAAGAAAGAGAAGCAAGTTCTGGAGGAAAGCACCATGAAGAAACTTACTGAGATGGAAAATGCTTTGTGCAAGGCCAGCGGGAAGGTGGAGAGAGCTAATTCTGCTGTCCGGAGGCTTGAGGTGGAGAATGCTGTGTTGAGGCAAGAAATGGAGACTGCCAAGTTACGTGCAGCTGAGTCTGCTGCAAGCTGTCAGGAAGTATcaaagagggagaagaaaacaCTAATGAAGTTTCAGTCATGGGAGAAGCAAAAAACTCTGCTTCAGGAAGAGTTTGCGACTGAAAGACACAAGTTTTTAGAGCTACTACAGGATCTTGAGCGGGCCAAACAAATACAGGAACAGCATGAG GCTAGATGGCGAcaggaagagaaggaaaaggaagaagtACTCATGCAGGCCAGTgcgacaagaaaagaaagagaaaacatCGAGGCTTCAGCTAAATCCAAGGAGGACATGATCAAATTGAAAGCGGAAACCAATCTGCAGAAATACAAGGATGATATTCAGAAACTTGAAAAAGAGATCTCGCAATTGAGACTGAAGACTGACTCTTCAAAAATTGCAGCGCTTCGAAGGGGAATTGATGGAAGCTATGCTAGCAGACTTGCAGATATAAAAAGTAGCCCTGCTCAGAAGGAGTCAAGGACCCCTTGTATCTCAGAAGTGGCCACAGATTTCCATGACTACTTTGAGATGGGAGGTGTGAAACGAGAAAGGGAATGTGTGATGTGCCTCTCGGAAGAGATGTCCGTAGTTTTTCTACCATGTGCTCATCAGGTGGTTTGCACAACATGCAATGAGCTCCATGAGAAACAAGGGATGAAGGACTGCCCTTCATGTAGGGGTCCCATCCAGCTGCGCATTCCTGTACGCTATGCTCGATCCTAA